One window of the Bos indicus x Bos taurus breed Angus x Brahman F1 hybrid chromosome 8, Bos_hybrid_MaternalHap_v2.0, whole genome shotgun sequence genome contains the following:
- the CCAR2 gene encoding cell cycle and apoptosis regulator protein 2 isoform X3 has translation MSQFKRQRINPLPGGRNFSGAASTSLLGPPPGLLTPPVATDLSQNARHLQGGEKQRVFTGIVTSLHDYFGVVDEEVFFQLSVVKGRLPQLGEKVLVKAAYNPGQAVPWNAVKVQTLSNQPLLKSPAPPLLHVAALGQKQGILGAQPQLIFQPHRIPPLFPQKPLSLFQTSHTLHLSHLNRFPARGPHGRLDQGRSDDYDSKKRKQRAGGEPWGAKKPRHDLPPYRVHLTPYTVDSPVFDFLELQRRYRTLLVPSDFLAVHLSWLSAFPVSQPFSLHHPSRIQVSSEKEPAADAGAEPPPTDSDPTYSSKVLLLSSPGLEELYRCCMLFVDDMAEPRETPEHPLKQIKFLLGWKDDEAVLVGGEWSPSLDGLDPKGDPQVLVRTATRCAQAQAGIDLSACTKWWRFAEFQYLQAGPPRRLQTVVVYLPDIWTIMPTLEEWEALCQQKAAEAAPPPPEETEPTEQPADGSEQAADTSKSAENPEVTAQQEVDTDLPEAPPPPLEPAVMARSRCVNLSLQSIVEDRRPKERISFEATVLAELFLEMLQRDFGYRIYKTLLSLPEKVVAPPEPEKEEAAKEEEAVKEEAKESKDEVQSEGTAAEADAPPKEDGLLPKPPSSGGEDEEKPRGEASEDLCEMALDPELLLLRDDGEEEFAGAKLEDSEVRSVASNQSEMEFSTLQDMPKELEPSAVLPVDCLLAFVYFDANWCGYLHRRDLERILLTLGLRLSAEQAKQLVSRAVSQNICQYRSLQYSRPEGPDGALPEDLLFGNLDLLPPPGKSGKPGTTPVEHKGLVSHNGSLINVGNLLQRAEQQDSGRLYLENKIHTLELKLEESHNRFSATEVTNKTLATEMQDLRARLAEAEEMARTAERQKNQLQRLLQEFRRRLTTLQLDTQRMLEKADSWVEKEEPAPSN, from the exons ATGTCACAGTTTAAGCGCCAGCGGATCAACCCGCTTCCAGGGGGACGCAACTTCTCAG GCGCAGCTTCGACATCCCTTCTGGGCCCTCCTCCTGGTTTGCTCACTCCTCCTGTGGCCACAGACCTGTCCCAAAATGCCAGGCACCTTCAG GGTGGAGAGAAACAGCGGGTCTTCACTGGCATTGTTACCAGCTTGCACGACTACTTTGGGGTGGTGGATGAAGAAGTCTTTTTTCAGCTAAG TGTGGTGAAGGGCCGGCTGCCCCAGCTGGGTGAGAAGGTGCTGGTGAAGGCTGCATACAACCCAGGTCAGGCAGTGCCCTGGAATGCTGTCAAGGTGCAGACGCTCTCCAACCAG CCCCTACTGAAGTCCCCAGCACCTCCCCTTCTACATGTGGCAGCCCTGGGCCAGAAGCAAGGGATTCTGGGAGCTCAGCCCCAGCTGATCTTTCAGCCTCACCGGATTCCCCCACTCTTTCCTCAGAAGC CTCTGAGTCTCTTCCAAACATCCCACACActtcatctgagccacctgaacAGGTTTCCTGCTCGGGGCCCTCATGGACGATTGGATCAGGGCCGAAG CGATGACTACGACTCCAAGAAACGCAAACAGCGAGCTGGTGGAGAGCCTTGGGGTGCTAAGAAACCAAGGCATGACCTGCCTCCTTACCGAGTCCATCTCACTCCCTATACTGTGGACAG CCCCGTCTTTGATTTCTTAGAACTCCAGCGCCGTTACCGCACCCTCCTGGTTCCCTCAGATTTTCTGGCCGTGCATCTGAGCTGGCTGTCGGCCTTCCCTGTGAGCCAGCCCTTCTCTCTCCATCATCCGAGCCGCATCCAGGTATCTTCGGAGAAGGAgccagctgctgatgctggtgcAGAGCCCCCCCCTACAGACAGCGACCCCACCTACAGTTCCAAG GTACTGCTGCTCTCCTCCCCGGGACTGGAGGAATTGTATCGTTGTTGCATGCTGTTCGTGGATGACATGGCTGAGCCACGGGAGACCCCGGAACACCCTCTGAAGCAAATTAAA TTTTTGCTGGGCTGGAAGGATGATGAGGCAGTGCTGGTTGGTGGTGAGTGGTCTCCTTCGCTGGATGGCCTCGACCCCAAGGGCGACCCACAGGTGCTTGTCCGCACTGCTACACGCTGCGCGCAGGCCCAGGCTGGCATCGACTTGAGTGCCTGCACCAAGTG GTGGCGCTTTGCTGAGTTTCAGTACCTGCAGGCGGGACCCCCGAGGCGGCTCCAGACTGTGGTGGTGTACCTGCCAGACATCTGGACCATCATGCCCACTTTGGAAGAGTGGGAGGCCCTGTGCCAGCAGAAAGCTGCAGAGGCAGCTCCCCCGCCCCCGGAG GAAACAGAGCCTACAGAGCAGCCGGCTGATGGATCGGAGCAAGCAGCAGACACCTCTAAGAGTGCCGAGAATCCAGAGGTCACCGCACAGCAGGAAGTGGACACTGACCTCCCagaggcccccccaccccctctggAACCTGCTGTCATGGCGCGCTCCCGCTGTGTAAACCTGTCCCTGCAAAGTATCGTGGAGGACCGGAGGCCGAAGGAAAGGATCTCTTTTGAG GCCACGGTGTTGGCTGAGCTGTTTCTGGAGATGCTGCAGAGGGACTTTGGCTATAGGATTTATAAGACGCTCCTGAGCCTTCCTGAAAAGGTCGTGGCCCCGCCTGAGCCTGAGAAGGAGGAGGCAGCCAAGGAAGAAGAAGCAGTCAAGGAGGAGGCCAAGGAGTCCAAGGATGAGGTACAGAGTGAGGGCACAGCTGCCGAGGCAGACGCCCCGCCG AAGGAAGATGGGCTTTTGCCCAAACCCCCGTCTTCTGGGGGAGAAGACGAAGAGAAACCCCGGGGTGAGGCGTCTGAGGATCTGTGTGAGATGGCCTTGGACCCAGAACTGCTGCTCCTGAGAGACGACGGGGAGGAGGAATTTG CAGGAGCCAAGCTGGAGGATTCCGAGGTCCGGTCGGTTGCTTCGAACCAGTCAGAGATGGAGTTCTCGACCCTTCAGGACATG CCCAAGGAGCTGGAACCCTCTGCTGTGCTCCCTGTGGACTGTCTTCTTGCTTTCGTCTACTTTGACGCCAACTGGTGTGGCTACTTGCACCGGCGAGACCTGGAGAGGATCCTGCTTACCCTTGGGCTGCGGCTCAGTGCAGAGCAG GCCAAACAGCTGGTCAGCAGGGCGGTGTCCCAGAACATCTGCCAGTATCGGAGCCTTCAGTACAGCCGCCCGGAGGGCCCAGACGGGGCACTCCCTGAGGACCTGCTCTTCG GAAACCTGGACCTGCTACCTCCTCCCGGGAAGAGTGGGAAGCCGGGTACGACCCCAGTGGAGCACAAGGGCCTGGTGTCCCACAACGGCAGCCTCATCAACGTGGGGAACCTGCTGCAGCGTGCGGAGCAGCAGGACAGCGGGCGGCTCTACCTGGAGAACAAGATTCACACACTGGAGCTTAAGCTGG AGGAGAGCCATAACCGTTTCTCAGCCACTGAAGTGACAAATAAGACACTGGCAACGGAAATGCAGGATCTGCGGGCCCGGCTGGCCGAGGCTGAGGAGATGGCCCGGACAGCCGAGCGACAGAAGAACCAGCTTCAGCGGCTGCTTCAGGAGTTCCGAAGGCGCCTGACCACCTTGCAGCTCGACACACAGAGGATGCTTGAAAAG GCTGACAGCTGGGTAGAGAAGGAGGAGCCAGCACCAAGCAactga
- the CCAR2 gene encoding cell cycle and apoptosis regulator protein 2 isoform X1, with product MSQFKRQRINPLPGGRNFSGAASTSLLGPPPGLLTPPVATDLSQNARHLQGGEKQRVFTGIVTSLHDYFGVVDEEVFFQLSVVKGRLPQLGEKVLVKAAYNPGQAVPWNAVKVQTLSNQPLLKSPAPPLLHVAALGQKQGILGAQPQLIFQPHRIPPLFPQKPLSLFQTSHTLHLSHLNRFPARGPHGRLDQGRSDDYDSKKRKQRAGGEPWGAKKPRHDLPPYRVHLTPYTVDSPVFDFLELQRRYRTLLVPSDFLAVHLSWLSAFPVSQPFSLHHPSRIQVSSEKEPAADAGAEPPPTDSDPTYSSKVLLLSSPGLEELYRCCMLFVDDMAEPRETPEHPLKQIKFLLGWKDDEAVLVGGEWSPSLDGLDPKGDPQVLVRTATRCAQAQAGIDLSACTKWWRFAEFQYLQAGPPRRLQTVVVYLPDIWTIMPTLEEWEALCQQKAAEAAPPPPEVPVETEPTEQPADGSEQAADTSKSAENPEVTAQQEVDTDLPEAPPPPLEPAVMARSRCVNLSLQSIVEDRRPKERISFEATVLAELFLEMLQRDFGYRIYKTLLSLPEKVVAPPEPEKEEAAKEEEAVKEEAKESKDEVQSEGTAAEADAPPKEDGLLPKPPSSGGEDEEKPRGEASEDLCEMALDPELLLLRDDGEEEFAGAKLEDSEVRSVASNQSEMEFSTLQDMPKELEPSAVLPVDCLLAFVYFDANWCGYLHRRDLERILLTLGLRLSAEQAKQLVSRAVSQNICQYRSLQYSRPEGPDGALPEDLLFGNLDLLPPPGKSGKPGTTPVEHKGLVSHNGSLINVGNLLQRAEQQDSGRLYLENKIHTLELKLEESHNRFSATEVTNKTLATEMQDLRARLAEAEEMARTAERQKNQLQRLLQEFRRRLTTLQLDTQRMLEKADSWVEKEEPAPSN from the exons ATGTCACAGTTTAAGCGCCAGCGGATCAACCCGCTTCCAGGGGGACGCAACTTCTCAG GCGCAGCTTCGACATCCCTTCTGGGCCCTCCTCCTGGTTTGCTCACTCCTCCTGTGGCCACAGACCTGTCCCAAAATGCCAGGCACCTTCAG GGTGGAGAGAAACAGCGGGTCTTCACTGGCATTGTTACCAGCTTGCACGACTACTTTGGGGTGGTGGATGAAGAAGTCTTTTTTCAGCTAAG TGTGGTGAAGGGCCGGCTGCCCCAGCTGGGTGAGAAGGTGCTGGTGAAGGCTGCATACAACCCAGGTCAGGCAGTGCCCTGGAATGCTGTCAAGGTGCAGACGCTCTCCAACCAG CCCCTACTGAAGTCCCCAGCACCTCCCCTTCTACATGTGGCAGCCCTGGGCCAGAAGCAAGGGATTCTGGGAGCTCAGCCCCAGCTGATCTTTCAGCCTCACCGGATTCCCCCACTCTTTCCTCAGAAGC CTCTGAGTCTCTTCCAAACATCCCACACActtcatctgagccacctgaacAGGTTTCCTGCTCGGGGCCCTCATGGACGATTGGATCAGGGCCGAAG CGATGACTACGACTCCAAGAAACGCAAACAGCGAGCTGGTGGAGAGCCTTGGGGTGCTAAGAAACCAAGGCATGACCTGCCTCCTTACCGAGTCCATCTCACTCCCTATACTGTGGACAG CCCCGTCTTTGATTTCTTAGAACTCCAGCGCCGTTACCGCACCCTCCTGGTTCCCTCAGATTTTCTGGCCGTGCATCTGAGCTGGCTGTCGGCCTTCCCTGTGAGCCAGCCCTTCTCTCTCCATCATCCGAGCCGCATCCAGGTATCTTCGGAGAAGGAgccagctgctgatgctggtgcAGAGCCCCCCCCTACAGACAGCGACCCCACCTACAGTTCCAAG GTACTGCTGCTCTCCTCCCCGGGACTGGAGGAATTGTATCGTTGTTGCATGCTGTTCGTGGATGACATGGCTGAGCCACGGGAGACCCCGGAACACCCTCTGAAGCAAATTAAA TTTTTGCTGGGCTGGAAGGATGATGAGGCAGTGCTGGTTGGTGGTGAGTGGTCTCCTTCGCTGGATGGCCTCGACCCCAAGGGCGACCCACAGGTGCTTGTCCGCACTGCTACACGCTGCGCGCAGGCCCAGGCTGGCATCGACTTGAGTGCCTGCACCAAGTG GTGGCGCTTTGCTGAGTTTCAGTACCTGCAGGCGGGACCCCCGAGGCGGCTCCAGACTGTGGTGGTGTACCTGCCAGACATCTGGACCATCATGCCCACTTTGGAAGAGTGGGAGGCCCTGTGCCAGCAGAAAGCTGCAGAGGCAGCTCCCCCGCCCCCGGAGGTGCCAGTG GAAACAGAGCCTACAGAGCAGCCGGCTGATGGATCGGAGCAAGCAGCAGACACCTCTAAGAGTGCCGAGAATCCAGAGGTCACCGCACAGCAGGAAGTGGACACTGACCTCCCagaggcccccccaccccctctggAACCTGCTGTCATGGCGCGCTCCCGCTGTGTAAACCTGTCCCTGCAAAGTATCGTGGAGGACCGGAGGCCGAAGGAAAGGATCTCTTTTGAG GCCACGGTGTTGGCTGAGCTGTTTCTGGAGATGCTGCAGAGGGACTTTGGCTATAGGATTTATAAGACGCTCCTGAGCCTTCCTGAAAAGGTCGTGGCCCCGCCTGAGCCTGAGAAGGAGGAGGCAGCCAAGGAAGAAGAAGCAGTCAAGGAGGAGGCCAAGGAGTCCAAGGATGAGGTACAGAGTGAGGGCACAGCTGCCGAGGCAGACGCCCCGCCG AAGGAAGATGGGCTTTTGCCCAAACCCCCGTCTTCTGGGGGAGAAGACGAAGAGAAACCCCGGGGTGAGGCGTCTGAGGATCTGTGTGAGATGGCCTTGGACCCAGAACTGCTGCTCCTGAGAGACGACGGGGAGGAGGAATTTG CAGGAGCCAAGCTGGAGGATTCCGAGGTCCGGTCGGTTGCTTCGAACCAGTCAGAGATGGAGTTCTCGACCCTTCAGGACATG CCCAAGGAGCTGGAACCCTCTGCTGTGCTCCCTGTGGACTGTCTTCTTGCTTTCGTCTACTTTGACGCCAACTGGTGTGGCTACTTGCACCGGCGAGACCTGGAGAGGATCCTGCTTACCCTTGGGCTGCGGCTCAGTGCAGAGCAG GCCAAACAGCTGGTCAGCAGGGCGGTGTCCCAGAACATCTGCCAGTATCGGAGCCTTCAGTACAGCCGCCCGGAGGGCCCAGACGGGGCACTCCCTGAGGACCTGCTCTTCG GAAACCTGGACCTGCTACCTCCTCCCGGGAAGAGTGGGAAGCCGGGTACGACCCCAGTGGAGCACAAGGGCCTGGTGTCCCACAACGGCAGCCTCATCAACGTGGGGAACCTGCTGCAGCGTGCGGAGCAGCAGGACAGCGGGCGGCTCTACCTGGAGAACAAGATTCACACACTGGAGCTTAAGCTGG AGGAGAGCCATAACCGTTTCTCAGCCACTGAAGTGACAAATAAGACACTGGCAACGGAAATGCAGGATCTGCGGGCCCGGCTGGCCGAGGCTGAGGAGATGGCCCGGACAGCCGAGCGACAGAAGAACCAGCTTCAGCGGCTGCTTCAGGAGTTCCGAAGGCGCCTGACCACCTTGCAGCTCGACACACAGAGGATGCTTGAAAAG GCTGACAGCTGGGTAGAGAAGGAGGAGCCAGCACCAAGCAactga
- the CCAR2 gene encoding cell cycle and apoptosis regulator protein 2 isoform X2 produces the protein MSQFKRQRINPLPGGRNFSGAASTSLLGPPPGLLTPPVATDLSQNARHLQGGEKQRVFTGIVTSLHDYFGVVDEEVFFQLSVVKGRLPQLGEKVLVKAAYNPGQAVPWNAVKVQTLSNQPLLKSPAPPLLHVAALGQKQGILGAQPQLIFQPHRIPPLFPQKPLSLFQTSHTLHLSHLNRFPARGPHGRLDQGRSDDYDSKKRKQRAGGEPWGAKKPRHDLPPYRVHLTPYTVDSPVFDFLELQRRYRTLLVPSDFLAVHLSWLSAFPVSQPFSLHHPSRIQVSSEKEPAADAGAEPPPTDSDPTYSSKVLLLSSPGLEELYRCCMLFVDDMAEPRETPEHPLKQIKFLLGWKDDEAVLVGGEWSPSLDGLDPKGDPQVLVRTATRCAQAQAGIDLSACTKWWRFAEFQYLQAGPPRRLQTVVVYLPDIWTIMPTLEEWEALCQQKAAEAAPPPPEVPVETEPTEQPADGSEQAADTSKSAENPEVTAQQEVDTDLPEAPPPPLEPAVMARSRCVNLSLQSIVEDRRPKERISFEATVLAELFLEMLQRDFGYRIYKTLLSLPEKVVAPPEPEKEEAAKEEEAVKEEAKESKDEVQSEGTAAEADAPPKEDGLLPKPPSSGGEDEEKPRGEASEDLCEMALDPELLLLRDDGEEEFGAKLEDSEVRSVASNQSEMEFSTLQDMPKELEPSAVLPVDCLLAFVYFDANWCGYLHRRDLERILLTLGLRLSAEQAKQLVSRAVSQNICQYRSLQYSRPEGPDGALPEDLLFGNLDLLPPPGKSGKPGTTPVEHKGLVSHNGSLINVGNLLQRAEQQDSGRLYLENKIHTLELKLEESHNRFSATEVTNKTLATEMQDLRARLAEAEEMARTAERQKNQLQRLLQEFRRRLTTLQLDTQRMLEKADSWVEKEEPAPSN, from the exons ATGTCACAGTTTAAGCGCCAGCGGATCAACCCGCTTCCAGGGGGACGCAACTTCTCAG GCGCAGCTTCGACATCCCTTCTGGGCCCTCCTCCTGGTTTGCTCACTCCTCCTGTGGCCACAGACCTGTCCCAAAATGCCAGGCACCTTCAG GGTGGAGAGAAACAGCGGGTCTTCACTGGCATTGTTACCAGCTTGCACGACTACTTTGGGGTGGTGGATGAAGAAGTCTTTTTTCAGCTAAG TGTGGTGAAGGGCCGGCTGCCCCAGCTGGGTGAGAAGGTGCTGGTGAAGGCTGCATACAACCCAGGTCAGGCAGTGCCCTGGAATGCTGTCAAGGTGCAGACGCTCTCCAACCAG CCCCTACTGAAGTCCCCAGCACCTCCCCTTCTACATGTGGCAGCCCTGGGCCAGAAGCAAGGGATTCTGGGAGCTCAGCCCCAGCTGATCTTTCAGCCTCACCGGATTCCCCCACTCTTTCCTCAGAAGC CTCTGAGTCTCTTCCAAACATCCCACACActtcatctgagccacctgaacAGGTTTCCTGCTCGGGGCCCTCATGGACGATTGGATCAGGGCCGAAG CGATGACTACGACTCCAAGAAACGCAAACAGCGAGCTGGTGGAGAGCCTTGGGGTGCTAAGAAACCAAGGCATGACCTGCCTCCTTACCGAGTCCATCTCACTCCCTATACTGTGGACAG CCCCGTCTTTGATTTCTTAGAACTCCAGCGCCGTTACCGCACCCTCCTGGTTCCCTCAGATTTTCTGGCCGTGCATCTGAGCTGGCTGTCGGCCTTCCCTGTGAGCCAGCCCTTCTCTCTCCATCATCCGAGCCGCATCCAGGTATCTTCGGAGAAGGAgccagctgctgatgctggtgcAGAGCCCCCCCCTACAGACAGCGACCCCACCTACAGTTCCAAG GTACTGCTGCTCTCCTCCCCGGGACTGGAGGAATTGTATCGTTGTTGCATGCTGTTCGTGGATGACATGGCTGAGCCACGGGAGACCCCGGAACACCCTCTGAAGCAAATTAAA TTTTTGCTGGGCTGGAAGGATGATGAGGCAGTGCTGGTTGGTGGTGAGTGGTCTCCTTCGCTGGATGGCCTCGACCCCAAGGGCGACCCACAGGTGCTTGTCCGCACTGCTACACGCTGCGCGCAGGCCCAGGCTGGCATCGACTTGAGTGCCTGCACCAAGTG GTGGCGCTTTGCTGAGTTTCAGTACCTGCAGGCGGGACCCCCGAGGCGGCTCCAGACTGTGGTGGTGTACCTGCCAGACATCTGGACCATCATGCCCACTTTGGAAGAGTGGGAGGCCCTGTGCCAGCAGAAAGCTGCAGAGGCAGCTCCCCCGCCCCCGGAGGTGCCAGTG GAAACAGAGCCTACAGAGCAGCCGGCTGATGGATCGGAGCAAGCAGCAGACACCTCTAAGAGTGCCGAGAATCCAGAGGTCACCGCACAGCAGGAAGTGGACACTGACCTCCCagaggcccccccaccccctctggAACCTGCTGTCATGGCGCGCTCCCGCTGTGTAAACCTGTCCCTGCAAAGTATCGTGGAGGACCGGAGGCCGAAGGAAAGGATCTCTTTTGAG GCCACGGTGTTGGCTGAGCTGTTTCTGGAGATGCTGCAGAGGGACTTTGGCTATAGGATTTATAAGACGCTCCTGAGCCTTCCTGAAAAGGTCGTGGCCCCGCCTGAGCCTGAGAAGGAGGAGGCAGCCAAGGAAGAAGAAGCAGTCAAGGAGGAGGCCAAGGAGTCCAAGGATGAGGTACAGAGTGAGGGCACAGCTGCCGAGGCAGACGCCCCGCCG AAGGAAGATGGGCTTTTGCCCAAACCCCCGTCTTCTGGGGGAGAAGACGAAGAGAAACCCCGGGGTGAGGCGTCTGAGGATCTGTGTGAGATGGCCTTGGACCCAGAACTGCTGCTCCTGAGAGACGACGGGGAGGAGGAATTTG GAGCCAAGCTGGAGGATTCCGAGGTCCGGTCGGTTGCTTCGAACCAGTCAGAGATGGAGTTCTCGACCCTTCAGGACATG CCCAAGGAGCTGGAACCCTCTGCTGTGCTCCCTGTGGACTGTCTTCTTGCTTTCGTCTACTTTGACGCCAACTGGTGTGGCTACTTGCACCGGCGAGACCTGGAGAGGATCCTGCTTACCCTTGGGCTGCGGCTCAGTGCAGAGCAG GCCAAACAGCTGGTCAGCAGGGCGGTGTCCCAGAACATCTGCCAGTATCGGAGCCTTCAGTACAGCCGCCCGGAGGGCCCAGACGGGGCACTCCCTGAGGACCTGCTCTTCG GAAACCTGGACCTGCTACCTCCTCCCGGGAAGAGTGGGAAGCCGGGTACGACCCCAGTGGAGCACAAGGGCCTGGTGTCCCACAACGGCAGCCTCATCAACGTGGGGAACCTGCTGCAGCGTGCGGAGCAGCAGGACAGCGGGCGGCTCTACCTGGAGAACAAGATTCACACACTGGAGCTTAAGCTGG AGGAGAGCCATAACCGTTTCTCAGCCACTGAAGTGACAAATAAGACACTGGCAACGGAAATGCAGGATCTGCGGGCCCGGCTGGCCGAGGCTGAGGAGATGGCCCGGACAGCCGAGCGACAGAAGAACCAGCTTCAGCGGCTGCTTCAGGAGTTCCGAAGGCGCCTGACCACCTTGCAGCTCGACACACAGAGGATGCTTGAAAAG GCTGACAGCTGGGTAGAGAAGGAGGAGCCAGCACCAAGCAactga
- the CCAR2 gene encoding cell cycle and apoptosis regulator protein 2 isoform X4 produces MSQFKRQRINPLPGGRNFSGAASTSLLGPPPGLLTPPVATDLSQNARHLQGGEKQRVFTGIVTSLHDYFGVVDEEVFFQLSVVKGRLPQLGEKVLVKAAYNPGQAVPWNAVKVQTLSNQPLLKSPAPPLLHVAALGQKQGILGAQPQLIFQPHRIPPLFPQKPLSLFQTSHTLHLSHLNRFPARGPHGRLDQGRSDDYDSKKRKQRAGGEPWGAKKPRHDLPPYRVHLTPYTVDSPVFDFLELQRRYRTLLVPSDFLAVHLSWLSAFPVSQPFSLHHPSRIQVSSEKEPAADAGAEPPPTDSDPTYSSKVLLLSSPGLEELYRCCMLFVDDMAEPRETPEHPLKQIKFLLGWKDDEAVLVGGEWSPSLDGLDPKGDPQVLVRTATRCAQAQAGIDLSACTKWWRFAEFQYLQAGPPRRLQTVVVYLPDIWTIMPTLEEWEALCQQKAAEAAPPPPEVPVETEPTEQPADGSEQAADTSKSAENPEVTAQQEVDTDLPEAPPPPLEPAVMARSRCVNLSLQSIVEDRRPKERISFEATVLAELFLEMLQRDFGYRIYKTLLSLPEKVVAPPEPEKEEAAKEEEAVKEEAKESKDEKEDGLLPKPPSSGGEDEEKPRGEASEDLCEMALDPELLLLRDDGEEEFAGAKLEDSEVRSVASNQSEMEFSTLQDMPKELEPSAVLPVDCLLAFVYFDANWCGYLHRRDLERILLTLGLRLSAEQAKQLVSRAVSQNICQYRSLQYSRPEGPDGALPEDLLFGNLDLLPPPGKSGKPGTTPVEHKGLVSHNGSLINVGNLLQRAEQQDSGRLYLENKIHTLELKLEESHNRFSATEVTNKTLATEMQDLRARLAEAEEMARTAERQKNQLQRLLQEFRRRLTTLQLDTQRMLEKADSWVEKEEPAPSN; encoded by the exons ATGTCACAGTTTAAGCGCCAGCGGATCAACCCGCTTCCAGGGGGACGCAACTTCTCAG GCGCAGCTTCGACATCCCTTCTGGGCCCTCCTCCTGGTTTGCTCACTCCTCCTGTGGCCACAGACCTGTCCCAAAATGCCAGGCACCTTCAG GGTGGAGAGAAACAGCGGGTCTTCACTGGCATTGTTACCAGCTTGCACGACTACTTTGGGGTGGTGGATGAAGAAGTCTTTTTTCAGCTAAG TGTGGTGAAGGGCCGGCTGCCCCAGCTGGGTGAGAAGGTGCTGGTGAAGGCTGCATACAACCCAGGTCAGGCAGTGCCCTGGAATGCTGTCAAGGTGCAGACGCTCTCCAACCAG CCCCTACTGAAGTCCCCAGCACCTCCCCTTCTACATGTGGCAGCCCTGGGCCAGAAGCAAGGGATTCTGGGAGCTCAGCCCCAGCTGATCTTTCAGCCTCACCGGATTCCCCCACTCTTTCCTCAGAAGC CTCTGAGTCTCTTCCAAACATCCCACACActtcatctgagccacctgaacAGGTTTCCTGCTCGGGGCCCTCATGGACGATTGGATCAGGGCCGAAG CGATGACTACGACTCCAAGAAACGCAAACAGCGAGCTGGTGGAGAGCCTTGGGGTGCTAAGAAACCAAGGCATGACCTGCCTCCTTACCGAGTCCATCTCACTCCCTATACTGTGGACAG CCCCGTCTTTGATTTCTTAGAACTCCAGCGCCGTTACCGCACCCTCCTGGTTCCCTCAGATTTTCTGGCCGTGCATCTGAGCTGGCTGTCGGCCTTCCCTGTGAGCCAGCCCTTCTCTCTCCATCATCCGAGCCGCATCCAGGTATCTTCGGAGAAGGAgccagctgctgatgctggtgcAGAGCCCCCCCCTACAGACAGCGACCCCACCTACAGTTCCAAG GTACTGCTGCTCTCCTCCCCGGGACTGGAGGAATTGTATCGTTGTTGCATGCTGTTCGTGGATGACATGGCTGAGCCACGGGAGACCCCGGAACACCCTCTGAAGCAAATTAAA TTTTTGCTGGGCTGGAAGGATGATGAGGCAGTGCTGGTTGGTGGTGAGTGGTCTCCTTCGCTGGATGGCCTCGACCCCAAGGGCGACCCACAGGTGCTTGTCCGCACTGCTACACGCTGCGCGCAGGCCCAGGCTGGCATCGACTTGAGTGCCTGCACCAAGTG GTGGCGCTTTGCTGAGTTTCAGTACCTGCAGGCGGGACCCCCGAGGCGGCTCCAGACTGTGGTGGTGTACCTGCCAGACATCTGGACCATCATGCCCACTTTGGAAGAGTGGGAGGCCCTGTGCCAGCAGAAAGCTGCAGAGGCAGCTCCCCCGCCCCCGGAGGTGCCAGTG GAAACAGAGCCTACAGAGCAGCCGGCTGATGGATCGGAGCAAGCAGCAGACACCTCTAAGAGTGCCGAGAATCCAGAGGTCACCGCACAGCAGGAAGTGGACACTGACCTCCCagaggcccccccaccccctctggAACCTGCTGTCATGGCGCGCTCCCGCTGTGTAAACCTGTCCCTGCAAAGTATCGTGGAGGACCGGAGGCCGAAGGAAAGGATCTCTTTTGAG GCCACGGTGTTGGCTGAGCTGTTTCTGGAGATGCTGCAGAGGGACTTTGGCTATAGGATTTATAAGACGCTCCTGAGCCTTCCTGAAAAGGTCGTGGCCCCGCCTGAGCCTGAGAAGGAGGAGGCAGCCAAGGAAGAAGAAGCAGTCAAGGAGGAGGCCAAGGAGTCCAAGGATGAG AAGGAAGATGGGCTTTTGCCCAAACCCCCGTCTTCTGGGGGAGAAGACGAAGAGAAACCCCGGGGTGAGGCGTCTGAGGATCTGTGTGAGATGGCCTTGGACCCAGAACTGCTGCTCCTGAGAGACGACGGGGAGGAGGAATTTG CAGGAGCCAAGCTGGAGGATTCCGAGGTCCGGTCGGTTGCTTCGAACCAGTCAGAGATGGAGTTCTCGACCCTTCAGGACATG CCCAAGGAGCTGGAACCCTCTGCTGTGCTCCCTGTGGACTGTCTTCTTGCTTTCGTCTACTTTGACGCCAACTGGTGTGGCTACTTGCACCGGCGAGACCTGGAGAGGATCCTGCTTACCCTTGGGCTGCGGCTCAGTGCAGAGCAG GCCAAACAGCTGGTCAGCAGGGCGGTGTCCCAGAACATCTGCCAGTATCGGAGCCTTCAGTACAGCCGCCCGGAGGGCCCAGACGGGGCACTCCCTGAGGACCTGCTCTTCG GAAACCTGGACCTGCTACCTCCTCCCGGGAAGAGTGGGAAGCCGGGTACGACCCCAGTGGAGCACAAGGGCCTGGTGTCCCACAACGGCAGCCTCATCAACGTGGGGAACCTGCTGCAGCGTGCGGAGCAGCAGGACAGCGGGCGGCTCTACCTGGAGAACAAGATTCACACACTGGAGCTTAAGCTGG AGGAGAGCCATAACCGTTTCTCAGCCACTGAAGTGACAAATAAGACACTGGCAACGGAAATGCAGGATCTGCGGGCCCGGCTGGCCGAGGCTGAGGAGATGGCCCGGACAGCCGAGCGACAGAAGAACCAGCTTCAGCGGCTGCTTCAGGAGTTCCGAAGGCGCCTGACCACCTTGCAGCTCGACACACAGAGGATGCTTGAAAAG GCTGACAGCTGGGTAGAGAAGGAGGAGCCAGCACCAAGCAactga